In a genomic window of Akkermansia massiliensis:
- a CDS encoding 6-phosphofructokinase has protein sequence MKPLKGACIIGQSGGPTAVINASALGAIQTALQCEPVTRVLGAANGIEGVLKERLFDMAQEDPEELELLKYTPASALGSCRYRMADPAVDDTDYRRLLEVFRKYDVRYFFYNGGNDSMDTCNKISKFMQQSGYECRVIGIPKTIDNDLYGTDHCPGFGSAAKFIATSCMEVHQDLRVYDKGRVTIVEIMGRHAGWLAGSAALATYAGAGPDLVYLPEVPFRMEEFWQDVDRIYKRNGSCMVAVSEGVQYADGRFVAESGDRDVFGHTQLGGLGAMLAESVKRQTGAKVRSIELSLLQRCASHVASKTDIDEAYMAGKAAVEAAVSGQTDKMVAFERSTENGIYSCKTKLTSLGDVANVEKLVPREWINTRGNGVEQPFIDYVLPLIQGETAMQKECSLPRFAKLKKVLADPVQG, from the coding sequence ATGAAGCCATTGAAAGGAGCATGCATCATCGGCCAGTCCGGCGGCCCCACCGCCGTCATCAATGCCAGCGCGCTGGGGGCCATCCAGACGGCCCTGCAATGCGAACCGGTCACCCGCGTGCTGGGAGCCGCCAACGGGATTGAAGGAGTGCTGAAGGAACGCCTGTTCGATATGGCGCAGGAAGACCCGGAGGAACTGGAATTGCTGAAATACACCCCGGCCTCTGCCCTGGGCTCCTGCCGCTACCGGATGGCGGATCCCGCCGTGGATGATACGGACTACCGCCGCCTGCTGGAGGTGTTCCGGAAGTACGATGTACGTTACTTTTTCTACAACGGCGGCAATGATTCCATGGATACCTGCAACAAGATATCCAAATTCATGCAGCAATCCGGCTATGAATGCCGCGTGATCGGAATCCCCAAGACCATTGACAACGACCTTTACGGCACGGACCACTGCCCCGGCTTCGGTTCCGCCGCCAAATTCATCGCCACCTCCTGCATGGAGGTGCACCAGGATCTCCGCGTGTACGACAAAGGGCGTGTCACCATCGTGGAAATCATGGGCCGTCACGCCGGATGGCTGGCCGGTTCCGCCGCCCTGGCCACTTATGCGGGCGCCGGACCGGACCTGGTTTACCTGCCGGAAGTCCCCTTCCGCATGGAAGAATTCTGGCAGGATGTGGACCGGATTTACAAGCGTAACGGGAGCTGCATGGTCGCCGTCTCGGAAGGGGTGCAATATGCGGACGGCCGCTTTGTCGCGGAATCCGGGGACAGGGACGTCTTCGGCCATACGCAGCTGGGCGGACTGGGCGCCATGCTGGCGGAATCCGTCAAGCGGCAGACCGGGGCCAAGGTCAGGAGCATTGAACTTTCCCTCCTCCAGCGCTGCGCCTCCCACGTGGCCTCCAAAACGGACATTGATGAAGCCTACATGGCGGGGAAAGCCGCCGTGGAAGCGGCCGTTTCCGGCCAGACGGACAAGATGGTCGCCTTCGAACGGAGCACGGAAAACGGCATCTACTCCTGCAAGACCAAATTGACCAGCCTGGGAGACGTGGCCAACGTGGAAAAACTCGTCCCCCGTGAATGGATCAATACCCGCGGCAATGGAGTTGAACAGCCGTTCATCGACTACGTTCTGCCCCTCATCCAGGGAGAAACGGCCATGCAGAAGGAATGCTCCCTGCCCCGCTTTGCGAAGCTCAAAAAAGTGCTGGCGGACCCGGTACAGGGATAG
- a CDS encoding GntR family transcriptional regulator, giving the protein MTSLPASSLVETVANKIKQMILSGSLVNILPGERELGHRLSVGRETVRKALALLEREAWIAPARIKVPRRILKTTEEGAGKTIPSHPVQEKRGIIGFLTPQPLKRLAQSVLAEVYTISKILEEDGISVRIFEAPWILGNNPDKRLAKLVTKSECVCWILHRSSEQTQLWFKTHGIPCIVRGTSYQSSNLPYLDRHWAATTHHAAQHLWNKGHRTVGLCLPPDPLKGHQLMQKGFFSFAEKGWNPVLIPTPFETPLFFEYLAKAFKEHPDMSALVATRGNQIVPLLSWVEARSLSIPDQLSLISLTYEPFMERLLPTITYYEENQTKTVHKLIRMLRALTAGKNIKSISVIPEIYPGQSVSVRHTPPSA; this is encoded by the coding sequence ATGACTTCGTTGCCCGCATCTTCATTGGTTGAAACCGTAGCCAATAAAATCAAACAGATGATCCTCAGCGGCAGCCTGGTCAACATCCTGCCCGGCGAACGGGAGCTCGGGCACAGATTGTCCGTAGGAAGGGAAACCGTCAGAAAGGCTCTGGCTCTTCTGGAGAGGGAGGCATGGATCGCTCCCGCGCGCATCAAGGTTCCGCGGCGCATCCTGAAAACTACGGAGGAAGGAGCGGGAAAAACCATCCCCTCCCATCCTGTTCAGGAAAAAAGGGGCATTATCGGCTTTCTGACGCCCCAGCCCCTCAAGAGGCTGGCGCAAAGCGTGCTGGCGGAGGTGTACACCATCTCCAAGATTCTGGAGGAAGACGGCATCAGCGTCCGCATTTTTGAAGCTCCCTGGATTTTAGGCAACAACCCGGACAAGCGTCTCGCCAAGCTGGTGACCAAATCCGAATGCGTCTGCTGGATACTCCACCGCTCCTCGGAACAGACCCAGCTCTGGTTCAAGACACACGGCATTCCCTGCATCGTGCGCGGCACTTCCTACCAGAGCAGCAACCTGCCCTATCTGGACCGCCATTGGGCGGCCACCACGCACCATGCGGCGCAGCACCTCTGGAACAAGGGGCACCGGACCGTCGGCCTGTGCCTCCCCCCGGACCCGTTGAAGGGCCACCAGTTAATGCAGAAGGGCTTTTTCAGCTTTGCGGAAAAGGGCTGGAACCCCGTGCTGATTCCCACCCCGTTTGAGACGCCCCTTTTCTTTGAATACCTCGCCAAAGCGTTCAAGGAACATCCGGACATGTCCGCCCTGGTAGCTACGCGGGGCAACCAGATCGTTCCCCTCCTTTCCTGGGTGGAAGCCCGCTCTTTAAGCATTCCGGACCAGCTCAGCCTGATCAGCCTGACGTATGAACCCTTCATGGAGCGCCTGCTGCCCACCATCACTTATTACGAGGAGAACCAGACAAAAACGGTTCACAAGCTCATCCGGATGCTCCGTGCCCTGACTGCGGGCAAAAACATCAAGAGCATCTCCGTCATCCCGGAAATCTACCCCGGGCAGTCCGTCTCCGTGCGCCACACGCCGCCGTCCGCATAA
- a CDS encoding polysaccharide pyruvyl transferase family protein yields the protein MPESISILPALIKLGGFQYCANHGNIGDLLIDIATRQFFRRHHLPAQEKPHRHVVYGGGGRFVSFYGSLDEQKEELTARSVERCIILPHSFYQVDSLIRSFDERHLVFCREQRSLDYCLSLNDRAQFLPADDMALYFCPNSLPSFILEEKGTPACPEPWAVSLLEKIRESVQESSFCAFRENYWQQGAFLPRRGKESALPAELILGRDISDLWNGWGDGSAEQAFLIGGLLSILKELDIVISDRLHICIAGLLAGCRVYFLDNNYGKLSGVYRQSLSDHPRANLLPHSELSVLFPEIFSLVRE from the coding sequence ATGCCTGAATCCATTTCCATTCTTCCTGCTCTCATTAAACTGGGTGGATTTCAATATTGCGCCAACCATGGCAACATAGGAGATTTGCTTATTGACATCGCCACGCGGCAGTTTTTCCGTCGCCATCATCTGCCGGCGCAGGAAAAACCTCATCGGCATGTGGTGTATGGCGGTGGCGGAAGGTTCGTGTCCTTTTACGGTTCTCTGGATGAGCAGAAAGAGGAACTGACGGCCCGCTCAGTGGAACGGTGCATTATCCTTCCGCACAGCTTTTATCAGGTAGATTCTCTTATTCGTTCCTTTGATGAAAGGCACCTGGTCTTTTGCCGGGAACAGCGTTCCCTGGATTATTGCCTTTCGCTCAATGATCGGGCGCAATTTCTCCCGGCGGACGACATGGCTCTTTACTTCTGCCCTAATTCCTTGCCGTCTTTTATCCTGGAAGAAAAGGGAACTCCCGCTTGTCCGGAACCATGGGCGGTTTCCCTCCTGGAAAAAATCCGGGAATCCGTGCAGGAATCTTCTTTCTGCGCATTCCGCGAAAATTACTGGCAGCAGGGGGCTTTTCTGCCGCGCCGGGGCAAGGAGAGCGCTCTGCCTGCGGAATTGATCCTGGGACGTGATATTTCCGATCTTTGGAATGGCTGGGGTGACGGTTCTGCCGAGCAGGCTTTTCTAATAGGGGGCCTTCTCTCTATTCTGAAGGAATTGGACATCGTCATTTCAGACCGCCTGCACATCTGCATTGCAGGTCTGCTTGCCGGATGCCGGGTATACTTCCTGGACAACAACTACGGAAAACTTTCCGGAGTTTATCGTCAATCCCTGTCCGATCATCCAAGAGCGAATCTCCTTCCTCACTCTGAACTTTCCGTACTTTTTCCCGAGATATTTTCCCTTGTCCGCGAATAG
- a CDS encoding RHS repeat domain-containing protein has translation MQWSSEYCDEELTLVYYNYRHYNSADGRWINRDPIAEKIGNNVYRMILNNPVKLVDLLGLIERGPFDGKHPTVKSCSFGECCQENIKRFFQWFTASKTRRERDFTDYWRKYGTKESWDNHRTEFLKARLNAVNCTKIISIK, from the coding sequence ATGCAGTGGAGTAGCGAATATTGTGATGAGGAACTTACTCTCGTCTATTACAATTATCGTCATTACAATTCAGCTGACGGCAGGTGGATCAATAGAGATCCTATTGCTGAAAAGATAGGGAATAATGTTTATAGAATGATTCTCAATAATCCGGTCAAGCTTGTTGATTTACTTGGTTTAATAGAAAGAGGTCCATTTGATGGAAAACATCCTACTGTCAAATCGTGTTCCTTTGGAGAGTGTTGTCAAGAGAATATAAAAAGATTTTTCCAATGGTTCACGGCATCCAAAACACGTCGTGAAAGAGATTTTACAGATTATTGGAGAAAGTATGGTACAAAAGAATCATGGGATAATCATCGTACGGAATTTTTGAAAGCTAGGTTAAATGCAGTGAACTGCACTAAGATTATTTCTATAAAATAA
- a CDS encoding autotransporter domain-containing protein, which produces MFNTPEKTPCHARHRMQAVAMTLACLGMLGTVHAQDTAREDLAGAYDATVARTASDAALGTVSATFNVTGSSNVRGIWGKSGTLSIGAIAGDAVFNVSSTANNAFGIDTSSGVNVDIGTLAGTFNISAARTNATGIRSYGKILSIGTITEDALISITANFSSNGIYAYQGRLDIGTMAGKISVDLGTGNYARGLYAYGNTMDYQGPRYKDVNIGTFSSTGSISAATAGGYGARGIQSNYGQVNITRLDGQITAASGSNDESEDFSAIGIEARENITLGDMGATGSVTATTNGMDAYGLFAGEEGGYQTHSNITIGNVGGSIRAEAMAGTAAGARSTGSLSVGNISGFISASSTGAAEAYGLLAEFSLTTGTINGTVRAATAGSTAAALMGGAGITTTIGSTGVIEATATGDEATGYALYSGSNTGSGFSTENTADNVTVHAGASISGIWELGGSGAEGSVDTITLLSGTDAAPGLFDYTVRTTVNTSKSDTATHHSSVTLNVGSADNEANWTISTEKTAGLFNRVNVGHGSAVTLTGNSQILRDGAVVNNQGSISGSGTLTIAEGMTLLNGTLVQNAAGTALEVGFDGLNVTLDLAQNATVGATVLNATDSAWVVTLDQIKNGITAMYGARVDNFQLENYRMSYRLQGQVFLGEGAPIVVNPGESIHVGEGSKVIIGENLPEHGIVLEGGEADLSQSDAVISSGAVSGVSGQLTLAGKDEKEQTLNWEHSGTAGYSASAADGGAFANLNVTAQDVKVVARGSYAAENVVISNNATLVLDGWDASLGVEGGSIRLGEAFAHPANPGHLVLNGSTVLSGVETNSGSTVSGSGAFKGEVTYYGSEIVIGSGSSAGYHNYEGGLNAWGGVQELTFIVNGTAAADAAHTGADTYSQMNVSSSYHVDGAHVNVVIGDNLLFSKEQSFSLSLVNLDPDTVIDPDGSLWDLTGIDPTLKGRTDLVTDTGFTVSDDGLHLIFSGKVNINAVKALRGEEASRIANTLWSSVRVVDSFAHTAASQLDFRGPGARNIWFSGLGDFMNVSSATGASGFDYKGGGYAVGMDYAWTKNWISGAAFGQTFGSFHSADKQFKADQDGLMLALYQRYHRDLLRGNSVDIDGYFTYGRMDNDADGTLGGRPATASWNDDVYGFGLKGTWNIRLSSTDVLKPFAGIEFLHGSQGSFGERSGSGTAWYQDGSVQNWSIPAGVTWQKQIAVGRGQYLLPQMTVAYAGDVSRRNASVKTDAFGTPFRVDGVHPGRHALIVHAGLNWVISSAWSAGAFYHLEQREHMTNQSVNATVRYSF; this is translated from the coding sequence ATGTTCAACACTCCTGAAAAAACACCGTGCCACGCCAGGCACCGGATGCAGGCTGTGGCTATGACCCTGGCCTGCCTCGGCATGCTGGGAACGGTCCATGCCCAGGATACTGCCAGGGAAGACCTGGCCGGCGCTTATGACGCCACTGTAGCCAGAACCGCCTCAGATGCGGCCCTGGGAACGGTCTCCGCCACATTCAACGTGACAGGCTCCAGCAACGTGCGCGGAATCTGGGGAAAATCAGGCACCCTCAGCATTGGCGCGATTGCCGGGGATGCCGTATTCAACGTCTCCTCCACGGCAAACAACGCCTTCGGCATTGACACCTCCTCCGGAGTCAATGTGGACATCGGCACCCTAGCAGGAACATTCAACATCTCCGCAGCCAGAACGAATGCCACCGGCATCCGGAGCTACGGGAAAATACTCTCCATCGGAACGATCACGGAAGACGCCCTCATCTCCATCACGGCCAATTTCTCCTCCAATGGCATTTACGCCTATCAGGGGCGCCTGGACATTGGAACGATGGCCGGCAAAATCTCCGTGGACCTGGGAACAGGAAACTATGCGAGGGGACTGTATGCCTACGGAAATACCATGGACTACCAGGGCCCGCGCTACAAGGACGTCAACATCGGCACCTTTTCCTCCACCGGCAGCATTTCCGCGGCGACGGCCGGCGGCTACGGAGCCAGAGGCATCCAGTCCAACTACGGGCAGGTGAACATTACCCGGCTGGACGGTCAAATCACCGCAGCCTCCGGCTCCAATGATGAAAGCGAGGACTTTTCCGCCATCGGCATTGAAGCCAGGGAAAACATCACGCTGGGCGACATGGGAGCAACGGGAAGCGTTACCGCCACGACCAACGGCATGGACGCCTACGGCCTCTTCGCCGGAGAAGAAGGGGGTTACCAGACCCATTCCAATATTACCATCGGCAATGTGGGCGGCTCCATCCGGGCGGAAGCCATGGCCGGAACGGCCGCCGGGGCACGTTCCACGGGCTCCCTGTCCGTGGGAAACATCAGCGGTTTCATCTCCGCCTCCTCCACGGGAGCTGCGGAAGCCTACGGGCTGCTGGCGGAATTCTCCCTGACCACCGGCACTATCAACGGAACCGTCAGAGCGGCAACTGCCGGCAGCACGGCGGCGGCCCTGATGGGAGGAGCCGGCATCACGACGACCATCGGTTCCACCGGCGTCATTGAAGCAACGGCGACGGGGGACGAAGCAACGGGGTATGCCCTGTACAGCGGGTCCAATACGGGTTCCGGCTTCTCCACGGAAAACACGGCGGACAACGTCACCGTCCACGCCGGAGCTTCCATCAGCGGCATCTGGGAACTGGGCGGCTCCGGAGCGGAAGGCTCCGTGGATACCATTACGCTGCTGTCCGGAACGGACGCCGCTCCGGGACTGTTTGACTATACGGTGAGGACAACCGTCAACACCAGCAAGTCCGATACGGCCACCCACCATTCCTCCGTCACGCTCAACGTGGGCAGTGCGGACAACGAAGCGAACTGGACCATCTCCACGGAAAAAACTGCCGGCCTGTTCAACCGGGTCAACGTGGGCCACGGCTCTGCCGTCACCTTGACCGGGAACTCCCAGATACTCCGTGACGGGGCCGTCGTCAACAACCAGGGCTCCATCTCCGGCAGCGGCACGCTCACCATTGCGGAAGGCATGACGCTGCTCAACGGGACCCTGGTGCAGAATGCGGCGGGAACGGCCCTGGAAGTGGGCTTTGACGGCCTGAACGTAACTCTGGACCTGGCGCAAAACGCCACGGTAGGCGCCACGGTGCTCAACGCCACGGATTCCGCCTGGGTCGTCACGCTGGACCAGATCAAGAACGGCATCACCGCCATGTACGGAGCCAGGGTGGACAACTTCCAACTGGAAAACTACCGCATGAGCTACCGCCTCCAGGGCCAGGTATTCCTGGGTGAAGGCGCCCCCATCGTCGTCAACCCCGGAGAAAGCATCCATGTGGGGGAAGGCTCCAAGGTCATCATCGGGGAAAACCTGCCTGAGCACGGCATCGTGCTGGAAGGCGGGGAGGCTGACTTGAGCCAGTCGGACGCCGTCATTTCCTCCGGAGCCGTCAGCGGCGTTTCCGGACAACTGACGCTGGCGGGCAAGGATGAAAAGGAACAGACCCTGAACTGGGAACACTCCGGCACGGCAGGCTACAGCGCCTCCGCCGCCGACGGAGGCGCCTTCGCGAACCTCAACGTCACGGCACAGGATGTGAAGGTTGTCGCCAGGGGTTCCTATGCGGCGGAAAACGTCGTCATCAGCAACAACGCCACCCTCGTTCTGGACGGCTGGGACGCCAGTCTGGGCGTGGAAGGCGGGAGCATCCGCCTGGGTGAGGCATTCGCCCATCCGGCTAATCCGGGGCATCTGGTGCTGAACGGCTCCACCGTTCTATCCGGCGTGGAAACCAACAGCGGTTCTACCGTCTCCGGTTCCGGCGCCTTCAAGGGAGAGGTTACCTATTACGGCAGTGAAATCGTGATCGGCTCCGGCTCCTCCGCAGGCTACCACAACTATGAAGGCGGCCTGAACGCGTGGGGGGGAGTGCAGGAACTCACGTTCATCGTGAACGGAACGGCGGCGGCGGACGCCGCCCATACCGGAGCGGACACCTATTCCCAAATGAACGTCTCTTCCTCCTACCATGTGGATGGAGCGCACGTCAATGTGGTCATTGGAGACAACCTGCTTTTCAGCAAGGAACAAAGCTTCTCCCTCTCCCTGGTCAACCTGGACCCCGATACGGTCATTGATCCGGACGGATCCCTGTGGGACCTCACCGGCATCGACCCCACGCTGAAGGGCCGCACGGACCTGGTCACGGATACCGGCTTCACGGTTTCCGACGACGGCCTGCACCTGATTTTCAGCGGCAAGGTCAACATCAACGCCGTGAAGGCCCTGCGCGGAGAGGAAGCCTCCCGCATCGCCAACACGCTGTGGTCCTCCGTCCGGGTGGTGGACAGCTTCGCCCATACGGCGGCTTCCCAACTGGATTTCCGCGGACCGGGAGCGCGCAACATCTGGTTCTCCGGGCTGGGGGACTTCATGAACGTCTCCTCCGCCACGGGAGCCTCCGGCTTTGACTACAAGGGCGGCGGCTATGCCGTGGGCATGGACTACGCCTGGACGAAAAACTGGATATCCGGCGCGGCCTTCGGCCAGACCTTCGGTTCCTTCCACTCCGCGGACAAGCAGTTCAAGGCAGACCAGGACGGCCTGATGCTGGCCCTCTACCAGCGTTACCACCGCGACCTGCTCCGTGGAAACAGCGTGGACATTGACGGCTACTTCACCTACGGCCGCATGGACAACGATGCGGACGGCACGCTGGGCGGCAGACCCGCCACCGCCTCCTGGAACGATGACGTGTACGGCTTCGGCCTGAAGGGAACCTGGAACATCCGCCTGAGCAGCACGGATGTGCTGAAACCCTTCGCAGGCATTGAATTCCTGCACGGCTCCCAGGGTTCCTTCGGGGAGCGTTCCGGTTCCGGCACCGCCTGGTACCAGGACGGCTCCGTGCAGAACTGGAGCATCCCCGCCGGCGTCACCTGGCAGAAGCAGATCGCCGTCGGCAGGGGCCAGTACCTGCTGCCGCAGATGACGGTTGCCTACGCCGGAGACGTCTCCCGCCGCAACGCTTCCGTGAAAACGGACGCCTTCGGCACGCCCTTCCGGGTAGACGGCGTCCATCCGGGACGCCACGCCCTGATCGTCCATGCGGGGCTGAACTGGGTCATTTCCAGCGCCTGGAGCGCCGGAGCCTTCTACCATCTGGAACAGAGGGAACACATGACCAACCAGAGCGTTAACGCTACCGTGCGCTACTCGTTCTAA
- a CDS encoding acyltransferase family protein, with the protein MYEALTNSPSHAPGIVRGRKLTEKCRDPWVDIIRVLAMLLIMIQHTPASHGFTVYATRAGVFFFFMAAGYFLARKYGGSPAPVPWLNWRKAFLILCAYLFWIFVSMALFGFPADIVKWMIGLGIGRPPLGTVLWFLRDLMVFVLVSGALFRMPRACLLILSMASLVLFSTSNSLYLSFEYMDKVFCVIHPRGFGAFALGMFLCRYSLEELKNAVGKAWLYVLMVFPVIFIWEMYSTVQESALSLCMGVLWLASCAFLMMRYFPGISSFCARLAPSVFFVYAAHALVYEGMLRLGFPRGSFWIWGMAVPLVFLALSGLYFLLARMCPAVLKYIALKN; encoded by the coding sequence ATGTATGAAGCGTTAACGAACTCTCCTTCACATGCGCCGGGCATCGTCCGGGGAAGGAAACTGACGGAGAAGTGCCGTGACCCGTGGGTAGATATTATCCGTGTGCTGGCCATGTTGCTTATCATGATCCAGCATACTCCCGCTTCTCATGGCTTCACTGTGTATGCAACACGTGCGGGCGTATTTTTCTTTTTCATGGCGGCGGGTTACTTCCTGGCCCGGAAGTATGGGGGCAGCCCGGCCCCGGTGCCCTGGCTTAACTGGAGAAAAGCGTTTCTGATTCTGTGTGCCTATTTGTTTTGGATTTTCGTTTCCATGGCCTTGTTCGGGTTTCCCGCGGACATTGTAAAATGGATGATCGGTCTGGGAATAGGGCGCCCTCCTTTGGGAACTGTTTTATGGTTTTTGCGGGATTTAATGGTGTTTGTGCTGGTTTCAGGAGCGTTATTCCGGATGCCGCGGGCCTGTCTGCTCATTCTGTCCATGGCCTCCCTGGTGCTTTTCAGTACGAGCAATTCCCTTTACTTGTCCTTCGAATACATGGACAAGGTTTTCTGCGTTATCCATCCCAGGGGTTTTGGAGCATTTGCCCTTGGCATGTTTTTGTGCCGTTATTCCCTTGAAGAGTTGAAGAATGCAGTCGGTAAAGCGTGGCTGTACGTGCTGATGGTGTTTCCCGTTATTTTTATATGGGAAATGTACAGCACCGTTCAGGAGTCTGCGTTATCCTTGTGCATGGGCGTGCTGTGGCTGGCATCCTGCGCCTTCTTGATGATGCGGTATTTTCCGGGAATCTCCTCTTTCTGCGCCCGTTTGGCTCCCTCCGTCTTTTTTGTATATGCCGCGCATGCCCTGGTTTATGAGGGCATGCTCAGGCTCGGTTTTCCAAGGGGAAGCTTCTGGATATGGGGAATGGCCGTACCCCTTGTTTTTCTGGCTCTGAGCGGACTGTACTTTTTACTGGCGCGGATGTGTCCGGCAGTGTTGAAGTATATTGCGCTGAAGAATTGA
- a CDS encoding bifunctional adenosylcobinamide kinase/adenosylcobinamide-phosphate guanylyltransferase gives MNATSPNTDANPARMTLVLGGIRSGKSQYAEQIAAGFGKKILYVATAEVWPGAGSMEYRVRKHRERRPASWLTLECPRHVAAAVRESGLLDQVDGVILECVTLLTSNTLYAQKDPTDYEPFQEALIEEIEALKELIPQSPVPWVLVSSETGMGISQADAETRHYCDGLGIANQLLAKSADEVYFMVAGLPVTVKK, from the coding sequence ATGAACGCTACATCTCCAAACACTGACGCCAATCCCGCACGCATGACGCTCGTCCTGGGCGGCATCAGAAGCGGCAAAAGCCAATACGCCGAACAGATAGCCGCCGGATTCGGGAAAAAAATCCTGTACGTCGCCACGGCGGAGGTGTGGCCCGGAGCCGGATCCATGGAATACCGCGTGCGCAAGCACCGGGAACGGCGCCCGGCAAGCTGGCTTACGCTGGAATGCCCCCGCCATGTGGCCGCCGCCGTCCGGGAATCCGGCCTGCTGGATCAGGTGGACGGCGTCATTCTGGAATGCGTAACCCTGCTCACCTCCAATACCCTGTACGCCCAGAAGGACCCTACGGACTACGAACCATTCCAGGAAGCGCTGATTGAGGAAATAGAGGCCTTGAAGGAACTTATCCCCCAATCCCCCGTGCCCTGGGTTCTGGTCTCCTCTGAAACCGGCATGGGCATCAGCCAGGCGGACGCGGAAACGCGCCACTACTGCGACGGGCTTGGCATCGCCAACCAGCTTCTAGCCAAAAGCGCGGACGAAGTTTACTTCATGGTTGCGGGGCTTCCCGTAACCGTAAAAAAATAG
- the cbiR gene encoding cobamide remodeling phosphodiesterase CbiR: MKTPHKCRVPGLNIGCTSFIIPDYYVPAIRECVHYADDIALLLLEAGEHGEGLITPAEIRELAGIAADAGVKWNVHLPTDGGFATEESGRRYTENIIRAIDLTRELEPHTWVMHVVTDHIPGPDMRPHLTERETERILRSLEQITPHLPAPECLALENLERHPTDYLDKLVSATPHSRCFDIGHVWKEGLRPEELLPLWLPDIRMCHLHGLEKRDHKSLHHMAAATLDAILHPMWDIRFSPLITLEVFSLDDFLNSHQAMLESHERYISKH, from the coding sequence ATGAAAACTCCGCACAAATGCCGCGTTCCGGGCCTCAACATCGGCTGCACCTCCTTCATCATCCCGGACTACTACGTCCCCGCCATCAGGGAATGCGTCCATTACGCGGATGACATCGCCCTGCTCCTGCTGGAAGCCGGAGAGCACGGGGAGGGACTCATTACCCCGGCGGAAATCCGGGAGCTGGCCGGAATCGCCGCGGACGCCGGGGTCAAGTGGAACGTCCACCTGCCCACGGACGGCGGCTTCGCCACGGAGGAATCAGGGCGCCGCTACACGGAAAACATCATCCGCGCCATTGACCTGACCCGGGAACTGGAGCCCCACACGTGGGTCATGCACGTGGTTACGGACCACATTCCCGGCCCGGACATGCGCCCCCATCTTACGGAGCGTGAAACGGAACGCATCCTCCGCAGCCTGGAGCAAATCACGCCCCATCTGCCCGCTCCGGAATGCCTGGCCCTGGAAAACCTGGAACGCCACCCGACCGACTACCTGGACAAGCTGGTCTCCGCCACGCCCCATTCCCGCTGCTTTGACATAGGCCATGTCTGGAAGGAAGGCCTGCGGCCGGAAGAACTGCTGCCGCTCTGGCTGCCGGACATACGCATGTGCCACCTGCACGGGCTGGAAAAACGGGACCACAAATCCCTGCACCACATGGCCGCCGCCACGCTGGACGCCATCCTCCACCCCATGTGGGACATCCGTTTCTCCCCCCTCATCACTCTGGAAGTCTTCAGCCTGGACGACTTTCTGAACTCCCACCAGGCCATGCTGGAATCCCATGAACGCTACATCTCCAAACACTGA
- the cobS gene encoding adenosylcobinamide-GDP ribazoletransferase produces MAVITTIRSAFGFLTRLPVGPWPLQNDLNGISAWLPLVGLVVGGLAGGLTWAATLLFPSLVCGVIGCACWVAITGGLHLDGVADCGDGLPVEVPRERRLEIMKDSRLGTFGGTALFFNLAFKGAALAALAACGSWELLLTACALAGLLARSQIFIAMRFPGARPGGMGEAFKQGTRPVHDLIAAAVTLAACALAGWHGLYALLTALAGSTALLLYARRRLGGVTGDVFGCTVECTEWLVLLTFCTL; encoded by the coding sequence ATGGCCGTCATTACCACCATCCGCTCCGCCTTCGGCTTCCTGACCCGGCTGCCCGTAGGCCCGTGGCCGCTGCAAAACGACCTGAACGGCATCTCCGCATGGCTCCCGCTGGTCGGTCTCGTCGTGGGAGGGCTGGCAGGCGGCCTGACCTGGGCGGCCACCCTGCTCTTCCCCTCGCTGGTCTGCGGCGTCATCGGCTGCGCCTGCTGGGTAGCCATCACGGGCGGCCTGCATCTGGACGGAGTGGCGGACTGCGGGGACGGACTGCCCGTGGAAGTGCCGAGGGAACGCAGGCTGGAAATCATGAAAGACTCCCGCCTGGGCACCTTCGGCGGCACGGCCCTGTTCTTTAACCTGGCCTTCAAGGGCGCCGCGCTGGCGGCGCTGGCGGCCTGCGGTTCATGGGAGCTGCTGCTCACGGCGTGCGCGCTGGCCGGGCTGCTGGCCCGCAGCCAGATCTTCATCGCCATGCGCTTTCCGGGCGCGCGCCCCGGCGGCATGGGGGAAGCCTTCAAGCAAGGGACGCGCCCCGTCCACGACCTGATAGCCGCCGCCGTCACCCTGGCTGCCTGCGCGCTGGCAGGATGGCACGGGCTGTACGCCCTGCTCACGGCCCTGGCCGGTTCCACGGCCCTGCTCCTGTATGCCCGCCGCCGCCTGGGAGGCGTCACCGGGGACGTGTTCGGCTGCACCGTGGAATGCACGGAATGGCTCGTCCTGCTCACCTTCTGCACCTTATGA